Proteins from a genomic interval of Tenacibaculum sp. SZ-18:
- a CDS encoding DUF4270 family protein, whose translation MIKKIVYLSVALVSLLFVISCEKDFREIGVNVISNNQFDTKQITLEVIVKDSILEAVRADNLAIGSLSEYLLGVYNNPDYKRIEASIIGQLGVVVNPQTVQNTTEAESGDEEDLDSIYVFNEAVLEIPYTSTRLENESDGKPKFRLDSLLGNSSIPMSLEVFRNGTFLNNLNPGDPTQQNSYMSDATYVESELLNDDPGFTYTPDPTDTLYVVERELSTGETFEETIKLTNSIPFLTVPLNKTRMKELFWDKFSDTEFASQSDLNNYFRGIILKTKGTDGSMVPLSLGTNAPRLKFYYTITRLDEGVVKDTIVGNYTFNFSGIVNSQYKMTAPQNAAPSNSFAIQGTAGSMATINILNGTELQDLRSQNILINDASLVFSIDTSRDTTKVPSRLLIFKNTGVGDGEQIEDSYTEQLFFGGFLGDDDDGKPKDYTIRITDYISNLVSGDSNENYPLILKVYNSRTDAAVVNNFVQTQINSYNWNPRGVTLLNHSSVNGEKRAKLIISYSEEKAN comes from the coding sequence ATGATTAAAAAAATTGTGTATTTAAGTGTAGCTTTAGTTTCACTTTTATTTGTGATTTCGTGCGAAAAAGATTTTCGTGAAATTGGAGTTAATGTAATTAGTAACAATCAATTTGATACTAAACAAATTACGCTTGAAGTGATTGTTAAAGATAGTATTTTAGAAGCTGTAAGGGCGGATAACCTTGCGATTGGTAGCTTAAGTGAATATTTATTAGGGGTATACAACAATCCTGATTACAAAAGAATTGAAGCATCAATTATAGGTCAATTAGGTGTTGTAGTTAATCCTCAAACTGTCCAAAACACTACAGAAGCAGAAAGTGGAGACGAAGAAGATTTAGATTCTATTTATGTATTTAACGAAGCGGTTCTTGAAATTCCTTATACATCAACAAGATTGGAAAATGAATCTGATGGAAAGCCTAAATTTAGACTAGATTCTTTACTAGGTAATTCTTCAATTCCAATGTCTTTAGAAGTATTCCGAAACGGGACATTCTTAAACAACTTAAACCCAGGAGACCCAACACAGCAAAATTCATATATGTCTGACGCAACATATGTAGAATCTGAATTATTGAATGATGATCCAGGGTTTACATACACACCAGATCCAACAGATACACTTTATGTTGTCGAAAGAGAATTAAGTACAGGTGAAACGTTTGAAGAGACTATAAAATTAACTAATAGCATCCCTTTTTTAACAGTTCCTTTAAACAAAACTCGTATGAAAGAATTATTTTGGGATAAATTCTCTGATACTGAATTTGCATCTCAAAGTGATCTGAACAATTATTTCAGAGGAATTATTTTAAAAACTAAAGGTACAGATGGTTCAATGGTTCCATTATCATTGGGGACAAATGCACCTCGATTGAAATTTTACTACACAATTACAAGATTGGATGAAGGTGTGGTTAAAGACACCATCGTTGGTAACTACACATTTAACTTTTCAGGAATAGTAAACAGTCAATATAAAATGACAGCCCCTCAAAATGCTGCACCATCAAATAGTTTTGCTATTCAAGGTACTGCGGGAAGTATGGCGACCATAAACATTTTAAATGGAACCGAACTTCAAGATTTAAGATCTCAAAATATTTTAATTAATGATGCTTCTCTCGTGTTCAGCATCGATACTTCTAGAGACACCACCAAAGTCCCTTCAAGATTATTAATATTTAAAAATACGGGAGTTGGAGATGGTGAACAAATTGAAGATAGTTATACAGAACAATTATTTTTTGGTGGATTTTTAGGAGATGATGATGACGGTAAACCAAAGGATTATACAATAAGAATAACTGATTATATTTCAAACTTGGTAAGCGGAGACTCTAATGAAAATTACCCTTTAATACTTAAAGTATATAATTCACGAACAGACGCTGCTGTAGTTAACAATTTTGTTCAAACTCAAATAAACTCTTACAACTGGAATCCCAGAGGAGTTACATTATTAAATCATTCTTCTGTAAATGGCGAAAAAAGAGCTAAACTTATTATCTCCTATTCAGAGGAAAAAGCAAATTAA
- a CDS encoding glycogen/starch synthase produces MKDKRILYVSSEVIPYLPETELSSTAFNVAKFAHSKGVQTRIFMPRFGVINERRHQLHEVIRLSGMNLIINDMDMPLIIKVASIPKERMQVYFIDNDEYFKRKAIYTDEDDKLFNDNDERMIFFAKGVVETVKKLNWAPDIIHVHGWMASLLPMYLKEYYKEEPLFTDSKIVTSLYNKEFEGELNSDLINKVKFDKINNSSVAHLEKPTHENILRNAVMNSDAIIKGSDAYSEEFEQFINESGVTLLNYQSEEYLTEAYLDFYKQNVLELQDS; encoded by the coding sequence ATGAAGGATAAGAGAATATTGTATGTTTCATCGGAAGTTATTCCTTACTTACCGGAAACAGAATTATCATCTACCGCATTCAATGTTGCAAAATTTGCGCATTCTAAAGGAGTTCAAACCAGAATTTTTATGCCACGTTTCGGCGTGATTAATGAAAGAAGACATCAACTACATGAAGTAATTAGATTGTCTGGAATGAACTTAATCATCAACGACATGGATATGCCTCTAATTATTAAGGTTGCATCTATTCCAAAAGAAAGAATGCAAGTATATTTCATCGATAACGATGAATATTTCAAAAGAAAGGCTATATATACAGACGAGGACGACAAACTCTTCAACGATAATGACGAAAGAATGATTTTCTTTGCAAAAGGTGTTGTTGAAACAGTAAAAAAATTAAACTGGGCCCCAGATATTATTCATGTTCATGGGTGGATGGCTTCTTTGCTTCCAATGTATTTGAAAGAATATTATAAAGAAGAACCGTTATTTACTGATAGTAAAATCGTTACATCTTTATACAACAAAGAATTTGAAGGTGAATTAAATAGTGATTTAATCAACAAAGTAAAGTTTGATAAAATTAATAATTCTTCTGTTGCTCATTTAGAAAAACCAACACATGAGAACATATTACGTAACGCAGTTATGAACTCTGATGCAATTATCAAAGGAAGTGATGCATATTCAGAAGAGTTCGAACAATTCATTAACGAAAGTGGCGTTACATTATTAAACTACCAATCTGAAGAGTATTTAACTGAGGCTTACTTAGACTTTTACAAACAAAACGTTCTTGAGCTTCAAGATTCTTAA